A single genomic interval of uncultured Sphaerochaeta sp. harbors:
- the rsmA gene encoding 16S rRNA (adenine(1518)-N(6)/adenine(1519)-N(6))-dimethyltransferase RsmA — translation MTKKFGQNFLISKPVRERIVSLLEPLENTTVWEVGPGIGSLTALLLERGAEVTAFEIDHGFCRILREHAFGEDPNFHLVEGDALKTLPKTFGEQSLPERICGNLPYNVGSVVIAKILEEGYRIPQMVFTLQKEVVDRLCASPGSKMWSSFSLLAQMDYEVTQSFVINAGAFFPKPNVTSSVVHFALREESLVKDELRPHFLLVIRDLFAQRRKTVKNNLMGGKIGALLGKEGVASLLAESNVDPSLRAEALSWPQFLSLSESLSNYQAT, via the coding sequence ATGACCAAGAAATTTGGACAGAACTTCCTGATCTCGAAACCGGTCCGTGAACGCATCGTCTCACTCCTTGAACCGCTGGAGAATACTACGGTTTGGGAAGTTGGCCCTGGGATTGGCTCCCTTACCGCGTTGCTTTTGGAAAGAGGAGCAGAAGTTACTGCTTTCGAGATTGACCATGGGTTCTGCAGGATTCTCAGGGAGCATGCATTCGGTGAGGACCCTAATTTCCATCTTGTTGAAGGTGATGCCTTGAAGACTTTGCCAAAGACTTTTGGGGAGCAATCTCTACCTGAAAGAATCTGTGGCAATCTTCCCTACAATGTAGGGTCAGTGGTGATCGCGAAAATCCTTGAGGAAGGGTATCGTATCCCGCAGATGGTCTTTACCCTGCAAAAAGAGGTGGTTGACCGTCTCTGTGCATCTCCAGGGTCAAAGATGTGGTCATCATTTTCGCTTCTTGCCCAGATGGATTATGAGGTGACCCAATCGTTTGTCATCAATGCAGGAGCATTTTTCCCTAAACCCAATGTCACCAGCAGTGTAGTGCACTTTGCACTGCGAGAGGAGAGTTTGGTCAAGGATGAGTTGCGTCCACATTTCTTGTTGGTCATCAGGGACTTGTTTGCCCAGCGCAGAAAGACGGTGAAAAATAATCTGATGGGTGGAAAGATTGGTGCACTGCTGGGTAAGGAAGGCGTTGCATCGCTGCTTGCTGAGAGCAATGTTGATCCGTCCCTCAGGGCTGAAGCCCTTTCTTGGCCCCAGTTTCTTTCCCTTAGTGAGTCTCTCTCCAACTATCAAGCCACGTAA
- a CDS encoding ComEC/Rec2 family competence protein gives MYMEDLFHPLKLLLPLFTLAIYLACRGSFLFAYPLLVGVALGVLVLIAAPFFPSCSRSLIILTSLVYCFYLLLGRGIASSTPSFAIPQDRIVSLEGTLQEDSSLSRSGDQLLRLILTGCASKGGYGGSASGVMPVLVPVEEVLVASSTVQVWGQWDDTGSVFYGGDIQVLVIPPFALGRRTMLERLQGRLDVCIEDANVRGLASLLLLGQLSGESFALKDKAILCGCAHILALSGMHLHFFILLAGIGAKRLFGPYWGKRFALIVPCLYVMAVGPKPSLLRALGMYLFQLGPFAKQFPLLISFYLTGFLQVWLFPNSVMHFAFLYSYAAFAMILFGSGLPSLPLISTALAVLGTGPASMMLTGSWNPAGLLYSVPATLLINLAMLFSFLALLFGTWCSCPLSLVYRGVDALLTFGSEQTWMLSWGSYALFVLVLLTSLIAIGYAKRVLQTKRRREYALELCLRFATCDQRSAAERGSGDDQEIWTELPDLETGP, from the coding sequence ATGTATATGGAAGACCTTTTTCATCCATTGAAACTCTTGCTCCCTCTATTCACACTGGCTATCTATTTGGCCTGTCGTGGGTCATTTCTTTTCGCCTATCCCCTGCTGGTGGGAGTGGCCTTGGGTGTCCTTGTGCTCATTGCGGCCCCATTCTTTCCCTCCTGCTCAAGATCCTTGATCATACTCACATCCCTCGTGTATTGCTTTTACCTGTTGTTGGGTAGAGGCATTGCCAGCAGTACTCCATCCTTTGCAATTCCTCAAGATAGAATCGTGAGCTTGGAAGGAACCTTGCAGGAGGATTCATCACTGTCCCGTAGTGGAGATCAGTTGCTGCGTCTTATATTGACAGGGTGTGCATCCAAAGGGGGCTATGGGGGAAGTGCTTCCGGTGTTATGCCGGTTTTGGTTCCTGTAGAAGAGGTATTGGTAGCTTCCAGTACTGTCCAGGTTTGGGGGCAGTGGGACGATACCGGTTCTGTCTTCTATGGGGGGGATATACAGGTACTTGTGATACCTCCGTTTGCACTTGGGCGTCGAACCATGCTAGAACGCTTGCAAGGACGCCTGGATGTGTGTATTGAGGATGCAAATGTAAGGGGTCTTGCTTCCCTTCTGCTTTTGGGTCAGTTGAGCGGGGAATCCTTCGCTCTCAAGGATAAGGCAATCCTTTGTGGATGTGCCCATATCCTTGCCCTGTCTGGAATGCACCTGCATTTTTTTATTTTGCTTGCAGGTATAGGGGCCAAGCGTCTCTTCGGTCCCTACTGGGGCAAGCGTTTTGCACTCATCGTCCCCTGCCTCTATGTAATGGCTGTGGGGCCGAAACCTTCATTACTCAGAGCATTAGGTATGTATTTGTTTCAATTGGGACCGTTTGCGAAACAATTTCCCTTGCTCATTTCTTTCTATCTCACGGGGTTTCTGCAAGTATGGCTTTTCCCGAACTCGGTTATGCATTTTGCGTTTCTCTACAGTTATGCTGCCTTTGCCATGATACTCTTCGGCAGTGGTCTCCCTTCATTACCCCTTATAAGCACAGCGCTTGCTGTTCTTGGCACAGGCCCTGCCAGTATGATGCTTACAGGTTCCTGGAACCCAGCAGGCTTGCTCTACAGTGTCCCTGCAACCCTCCTGATCAATCTTGCCATGTTGTTCAGTTTCCTGGCACTCCTGTTCGGCACCTGGTGTTCATGTCCTCTTAGCCTTGTGTATCGGGGAGTAGATGCATTGCTCACCTTTGGTAGTGAGCAGACCTGGATGCTGTCATGGGGGAGCTATGCGCTCTTTGTGCTTGTTCTGTTGACCTCGCTTATCGCAATTGGCTATGCTAAGCGAGTCTTGCAAACAAAACGAAGGAGAGAGTATGCGTTGGAACTTTGCCTACGATTCGCCACATGCGATCAGCGATCTGCTGCAGAGAGAGGGTCTGGCGATGACCAAGAAATTTGGACAGAACTTCCTGATCTCGAAACCGGTCCGTGA
- a CDS encoding phospho-sugar mutase produces MAYNEKDLRSKAEAYLQAEDQQVFKEAVEQELAGGDWESLYDRFYTSLSFGTAGMRGVIGGGTNRINTYMIRKVTQGLSEYLCEASSNPSVVIAYDSRNYSDLFANEAALVLAANGVSVFLYPVLHPVPMLSFAVRYLQTTAGIVITASHNPSQYNGYKVYWKDGGQVTPPHDFGIAERANAVKAKDIKKISVESARSKGLLVPVPEKVDQAYFHTALQNLRRPALVQNNPITVVYTPLHGSGNLPLQHLLSQVGIKCVVVEEQQEPDGNFPTVPLPNPEHPEAMKMALALAKREKADIVLGTDPDADRLGIAIPLSEKKDVYHLLTGNQIAVLLADYLMGADRENQEKKTPLVVKSLVTTDLVKRIVESQGGRCKDVLTGFKYIAEEIASLEGPKGEREYFLFGCEESYGYLTLPQVRDKDAISSALMSVEMMCHWSSKGLTLKDRLDQIYDTWGFSTESVFAKDYEGASGKDKMAQIMAGLRKLNVGDELAGHTITSKQDLLDGKQTEFPPSDVLILFLEGGDKIVVRPSGTEPKIKYYFFFSAEGTDRTEFEQNLGTRIDAYKAALS; encoded by the coding sequence ATGGCGTACAATGAGAAAGATCTAAGAAGCAAGGCTGAAGCTTATCTACAAGCAGAGGACCAGCAGGTATTCAAGGAAGCTGTTGAACAAGAACTTGCAGGTGGTGACTGGGAATCGCTGTATGATCGTTTCTATACCAGTCTTTCCTTCGGCACCGCAGGAATGAGGGGGGTCATTGGAGGTGGCACCAACCGAATCAATACCTACATGATTCGTAAGGTTACCCAAGGCTTGAGTGAGTATCTCTGTGAGGCTTCCAGCAACCCTTCTGTGGTCATCGCATACGACAGTCGTAACTATAGTGACCTGTTTGCCAATGAAGCAGCTCTGGTACTTGCAGCAAATGGGGTCTCTGTTTTTCTCTATCCGGTACTGCACCCCGTTCCGATGCTCAGCTTTGCGGTACGCTACCTGCAAACCACTGCTGGTATTGTGATCACCGCCAGCCATAATCCGTCTCAGTACAACGGCTATAAAGTCTACTGGAAGGATGGAGGGCAGGTAACACCTCCCCATGATTTTGGAATCGCTGAACGCGCAAATGCGGTGAAAGCAAAGGATATCAAGAAGATCAGCGTTGAAAGTGCTCGTTCCAAGGGTTTGCTCGTCCCTGTTCCTGAAAAGGTTGATCAAGCATACTTTCATACTGCGTTGCAGAATCTCAGACGGCCTGCCTTGGTGCAGAATAACCCGATTACGGTGGTGTACACCCCCCTGCATGGTTCAGGCAATCTCCCTTTGCAGCACCTGCTCTCCCAGGTTGGGATCAAGTGTGTGGTTGTGGAGGAACAACAGGAACCGGATGGGAACTTCCCCACCGTTCCCTTGCCCAATCCAGAACATCCAGAGGCGATGAAGATGGCCTTAGCGCTTGCCAAGCGTGAGAAAGCTGACATCGTACTGGGAACCGACCCTGATGCAGACCGACTGGGGATCGCCATTCCACTTTCGGAAAAGAAAGATGTCTATCATCTACTCACGGGTAATCAGATTGCTGTATTGCTTGCCGATTACCTGATGGGGGCTGATCGTGAGAATCAAGAGAAGAAAACCCCTCTGGTGGTGAAGAGTCTGGTTACCACTGACTTGGTGAAGCGAATTGTCGAGAGCCAGGGGGGAAGGTGCAAGGATGTTCTCACCGGTTTCAAATATATTGCAGAGGAGATTGCTTCTCTGGAAGGTCCAAAAGGAGAGCGTGAATATTTCCTGTTTGGATGTGAAGAGAGCTACGGATACCTGACCCTTCCCCAGGTACGTGACAAGGATGCCATCAGCAGCGCTCTGATGAGTGTTGAGATGATGTGCCACTGGTCCAGCAAAGGACTGACCCTCAAGGATCGATTGGATCAGATTTATGATACATGGGGGTTCTCTACAGAATCGGTCTTTGCAAAGGACTATGAAGGAGCATCAGGGAAGGATAAGATGGCTCAGATAATGGCTGGGCTGCGAAAACTCAATGTGGGTGATGAGCTGGCCGGGCATACAATTACCAGCAAGCAGGATCTGCTTGACGGGAAACAAACAGAATTTCCTCCCAGTGATGTCCTTATCCTCTTCCTGGAGGGTGGAGACAAGATAGTGGTACGACCAAGTGGAACTGAACCAAAAATCAAATACTACTTCTTCTTCTCTGCGGAGGGAACAGACCGTACCGAGTTCGAACAGAACCTGGGTACACGGATAGACGCATATAAGGCGGCCCTCTCGTGA
- a CDS encoding HAD family hydrolase, with protein sequence MLKPLQKAILFDMDGTLIDTIEDIRSAFNAALFLEGLPPFSVTLTKQVVGRGLYNALKGALSYYNHPVEEARFAFLYQSMMDHYQAHYADKSHPYEGILPLLDKLERSGIALGILSNKEDILTQKIVQQLLPQYSFASVRGLVEGSPRKPDRYAIDLFCSRQGVNVGELCYIGDSEVDYQTAQNAGCSHILVSWGFRPKEELQALPGSVVVDTVDELEDAIYGVQ encoded by the coding sequence ATGTTGAAACCGTTGCAAAAGGCAATCCTCTTCGATATGGACGGTACCCTCATTGATACCATTGAGGATATCCGTAGTGCTTTCAATGCCGCTCTTTTCTTGGAGGGACTGCCTCCCTTCTCTGTGACATTGACAAAACAGGTTGTTGGGCGAGGTCTCTACAATGCACTCAAGGGTGCTCTGTCCTACTATAACCACCCCGTTGAGGAAGCTCGGTTTGCATTTCTCTATCAGTCAATGATGGACCATTATCAGGCACACTATGCTGATAAGAGTCATCCCTATGAAGGCATCCTTCCTCTTCTTGATAAATTAGAGCGCTCTGGGATAGCTCTAGGTATTCTTTCCAACAAAGAGGATATCCTTACCCAAAAAATTGTACAACAACTCCTTCCCCAGTATTCTTTTGCATCTGTAAGAGGATTGGTAGAGGGTTCTCCCAGAAAGCCCGATCGATATGCCATTGACCTTTTTTGCAGCAGGCAGGGTGTAAACGTAGGAGAACTCTGTTACATTGGGGATAGTGAAGTGGATTATCAGACTGCCCAGAATGCTGGGTGTTCTCATATTTTGGTCTCGTGGGGATTCAGACCGAAGGAAGAACTGCAAGCACTTCCTGGCTCTGTGGTTGTCGATACGGTAGATGAATTGGAGGATGCAATCTATGGCGTACAATGA
- a CDS encoding class I SAM-dependent rRNA methyltransferase — translation MQTITIKGGKEKQLLRHHPWVFSGAIANDISLLETGVSRAETDEGQFIAWGWYDKESHIPLRLLSWNENQTIDERWWKQTIAQSVLRRKMFFEDKAGATTTFRIIFSEADYLPGLVVDVYGTMLRIIISSRVAHHFQDLIVETLESLLKPSLIILNTDSAFASAEHLKETLLYYQDGQYFTPSKKLDPVRFREDNLYYEVAPGKGQKSGFYCDQRESRRVIEPYAKDAVVLDGCSYTGAFTLHALRAGAKHVDLLDSSEQALRQALVHIHINQDLKTIPEGSREKVEITQCDIFEQMRHIEKDHYDLMILDPPKLAQTKSQAEGAQKAYKDLNRLAMQKIKDGGIIATFSCSSAISAEQLRMILAWSAKDAMVEIQILQKLGQGHDHPIRISFPESEYLNGYLLRVIR, via the coding sequence ATGCAAACCATTACAATTAAAGGTGGCAAGGAGAAACAACTCTTACGTCACCATCCATGGGTCTTCAGCGGCGCTATCGCAAATGACATATCCCTTCTAGAAACGGGAGTCTCCAGAGCAGAAACAGATGAAGGACAATTCATTGCATGGGGGTGGTATGACAAGGAAAGTCATATTCCCCTCCGACTTCTCTCTTGGAACGAGAACCAAACTATAGATGAACGCTGGTGGAAGCAAACCATTGCCCAGAGTGTTCTACGCAGAAAGATGTTTTTCGAGGACAAGGCAGGGGCAACCACTACCTTCCGTATCATCTTCTCCGAGGCCGACTATCTGCCAGGCTTGGTGGTGGATGTATACGGCACCATGCTGAGAATTATCATCAGCAGCCGTGTAGCTCATCACTTCCAGGATCTCATCGTGGAGACATTGGAATCACTGCTCAAGCCTTCCTTGATCATTCTGAATACAGACAGTGCTTTCGCCTCTGCAGAACACCTCAAGGAAACCCTGCTCTACTACCAGGATGGTCAATACTTCACTCCATCCAAGAAACTGGACCCTGTCCGTTTCCGTGAAGACAACCTCTACTATGAAGTTGCACCAGGAAAGGGGCAAAAAAGTGGATTCTATTGTGACCAACGGGAAAGTAGACGGGTTATCGAGCCGTACGCAAAGGATGCTGTAGTACTCGATGGATGCTCCTACACCGGTGCATTCACCCTCCACGCCCTGAGAGCAGGAGCAAAGCATGTCGATCTTCTGGACTCCAGTGAACAGGCCCTGAGACAAGCCTTGGTCCATATCCACATCAACCAGGACCTCAAGACCATTCCAGAGGGAAGCCGGGAGAAAGTGGAAATCACCCAGTGTGATATCTTTGAACAGATGCGGCATATCGAGAAGGACCACTACGATCTCATGATTCTTGATCCTCCCAAGCTTGCCCAGACCAAGTCACAGGCAGAAGGAGCCCAGAAAGCCTACAAGGACCTGAATCGTCTTGCAATGCAGAAGATCAAGGACGGTGGCATCATAGCAACATTCTCCTGTAGCTCGGCCATCAGCGCAGAACAGCTGCGTATGATTCTTGCCTGGAGTGCAAAGGATGCAATGGTCGAAATCCAGATTCTTCAGAAACTCGGTCAGGGACATGACCACCCGATCAGGATTTCCTTCCCGGAATCTGAATACCTCAATGGGTACCTGCTGAGGGTTATCCGCTAA
- a CDS encoding YkgJ family cysteine cluster protein, with protein MDSIKDLMIAFEGTYVGQSMAGLVELYSTIENQTSVFCTQYNIACGSGCGTCCEHFMPDITVSEARLVAAYLLFVKKDETLIEALNSARGNTSGPCPLYNPDSPYHCTVYQARPLICRLFGACSNQGKDGRAVFRRCKYNVEQTMPSSLILDEDVPVMQDYSYALRSLDDGNGKVGYLSDMVSTLVEQLRFLANMLTLDDTNPDDTPTPLAS; from the coding sequence ATGGACAGCATTAAAGATCTCATGATTGCGTTCGAAGGAACGTATGTAGGCCAGTCTATGGCTGGCTTGGTCGAGTTGTATTCGACTATCGAAAACCAGACGAGTGTTTTCTGCACACAGTATAACATCGCTTGTGGAAGTGGATGTGGGACATGCTGCGAGCATTTTATGCCCGATATAACCGTGAGTGAAGCTCGATTGGTTGCAGCATATCTTCTCTTTGTCAAAAAAGATGAAACCCTTATCGAGGCACTGAATAGTGCTAGGGGCAATACCAGTGGACCTTGTCCCCTCTATAACCCTGACTCCCCGTATCACTGTACAGTTTATCAAGCAAGACCGCTTATCTGTCGGTTGTTTGGAGCCTGTTCCAACCAAGGAAAGGATGGAAGGGCAGTGTTCAGGCGATGTAAGTATAATGTGGAACAAACCATGCCATCCTCCTTGATCTTGGATGAGGATGTACCGGTGATGCAGGACTATAGTTATGCACTGCGTTCCTTGGATGATGGCAACGGCAAGGTAGGGTACCTCAGTGATATGGTCTCAACCCTGGTTGAGCAGCTGCGATTTCTCGCAAACATGCTCACTCTGGACGATACCAACCCTGACGATACCCCAACCCCCCTTGCAAGTTAG
- a CDS encoding magnesium transporter CorA family protein — protein MITIRKNLMSQIPGEPIQEAPYTWVDARDINRDDITQLEEKYAISSELLADIMDQDEQARIEREDDYVALIMRLPALADDCKGINQYAVPLGIVLVRDTVITICQSDSIVLEDFAKNRYRQYPVQTAEGFVISILGRAVMVYIRLLKYINRQKSQVEEQLHKSIMNYELIQLLQIQKSLVYFSTSLTTNEALMERMQRTPYFRLESEEERDFLEDIITDNKQAIEMANIYSSILTGTMDAFASVISNNMNVIMKRLTIISISLMIPTFVTGFYGMNIALPYMHSPFAWIGILAFCGTSALIGGWALSDRRNARLVQRSVQGSRQAEKEHRKKKRKKRGLPD, from the coding sequence ATGATCACCATCAGAAAGAATCTTATGAGCCAGATTCCCGGAGAACCCATCCAGGAGGCTCCCTACACTTGGGTCGATGCAAGGGATATCAACAGAGATGATATCACCCAGCTCGAAGAGAAATATGCCATTTCCAGTGAATTGCTCGCAGATATCATGGACCAGGACGAACAGGCCCGCATTGAACGTGAAGACGACTATGTTGCGTTAATCATGCGTCTGCCCGCCCTGGCCGATGATTGCAAGGGAATAAACCAGTATGCAGTGCCGCTTGGTATCGTGCTGGTTCGTGATACTGTCATCACCATCTGCCAGAGTGATAGTATCGTACTTGAAGATTTTGCAAAGAACCGCTACCGACAATATCCCGTTCAGACAGCTGAAGGGTTTGTGATCAGCATTCTTGGCCGTGCGGTCATGGTCTATATCCGGCTCCTCAAGTACATCAACCGCCAAAAGTCCCAGGTTGAGGAACAACTGCACAAGAGTATCATGAACTATGAACTGATCCAGTTGCTGCAGATCCAGAAATCCTTGGTCTATTTCTCCACCAGCCTGACAACCAATGAAGCATTGATGGAGCGAATGCAACGTACCCCGTACTTCCGTCTTGAGAGTGAGGAAGAACGTGATTTTCTTGAGGATATCATTACAGACAACAAGCAGGCCATCGAGATGGCGAATATTTACTCCTCAATCCTGACTGGCACAATGGATGCATTTGCTTCGGTCATCAGCAACAATATGAACGTTATCATGAAACGATTGACCATCATTTCGATCAGTTTGATGATCCCGACGTTTGTCACTGGATTCTATGGAATGAATATTGCCTTGCCTTACATGCATAGTCCTTTTGCCTGGATTGGTATCCTGGCATTCTGTGGTACCAGTGCATTGATCGGTGGTTGGGCGCTCTCTGACCGGAGGAATGCACGGCTGGTCCAGCGCTCGGTTCAGGGATCTCGTCAGGCCGAGAAAGAACATCGCAAGAAAAAACGAAAAAAACGTGGTCTTCCTGATTGA
- a CDS encoding HDIG domain-containing metalloprotein — translation MVTREEADALLRKYNPNEALVYHAYCVEETMRRFAKEYGYDEEYWSLVGLLHDIDYGMFPDEHCQKAPGLLKEIELDDAFIRAVCSHGYGICCTIEPEHFMEKVLYTIDELTGLVYATALMRPSKMEGMTVKSVKKKWSSKAFAAGVNRDIISQGAEKLGLEMNHIISLTIEAMAGASSKIGL, via the coding sequence ATGGTTACAAGAGAAGAAGCAGACGCATTGCTGAGAAAATACAATCCTAACGAAGCGCTGGTGTATCATGCCTACTGTGTTGAGGAGACCATGCGAAGGTTCGCCAAGGAGTACGGATACGACGAGGAATATTGGTCGTTGGTAGGGCTCCTCCACGATATCGACTATGGTATGTTTCCTGATGAGCATTGCCAGAAAGCACCCGGGTTATTGAAGGAAATCGAATTGGACGATGCCTTTATCAGGGCAGTCTGCAGCCACGGATACGGTATCTGCTGCACCATAGAGCCTGAGCATTTCATGGAGAAGGTTCTCTACACCATTGATGAGTTGACCGGTTTGGTGTATGCAACAGCATTGATGAGACCTTCAAAGATGGAAGGGATGACGGTTAAATCGGTTAAGAAAAAATGGTCCAGCAAGGCCTTTGCCGCAGGAGTGAACCGGGATATCATTTCCCAAGGGGCTGAAAAGCTCGGCCTGGAGATGAATCACATCATTTCGCTTACCATAGAAGCGATGGCTGGTGCCTCCAGCAAGATAGGGCTTTAG
- a CDS encoding dihydroorotase — translation MIDPHVHLRDWSQNEKETLSHGLGVALACGIDEVFDMPNTQPALTERESILRRLQDAEQCGLGVRYHLYAGVTSSAEQIRRVVSIAQELFPQVVGLKLFAGHSTGNMGLIQEREQSLVYHTLKECGYEGVVALHCEKESLLHPELYDPADFSTHSLARPVEAEVASVSDQLQFSQEEGFKGHLHICHLSSIEALHEIEKARMKGVRVSCAVTPHHALLSSEDAKERTLYAKMNPPLRSETERSTLFAALLEGRVDWIESDHAPHTLEDKEAGASGIPGFSGILLLVKRLLEQGATRPLLEQLLGRRVQEVFKLPIRDVFVPAYDDLESLSLKSAAEYPWDSYRNLRLR, via the coding sequence ATGATTGACCCACATGTACATCTCCGTGACTGGAGTCAGAACGAGAAAGAAACGCTCTCCCATGGATTGGGTGTTGCGCTCGCTTGCGGGATAGATGAGGTATTTGATATGCCTAATACGCAACCAGCCCTCACTGAGCGTGAAAGTATTCTCAGGCGTCTCCAGGATGCTGAACAGTGTGGTCTTGGTGTTCGCTATCACCTGTATGCGGGGGTAACGTCTTCTGCCGAACAGATTCGGCGAGTGGTCTCCATTGCACAGGAGCTCTTTCCCCAGGTAGTGGGGCTTAAGTTGTTTGCAGGTCATTCAACCGGCAATATGGGGCTCATACAGGAGAGGGAGCAGTCTCTTGTATATCATACCCTGAAAGAGTGTGGTTACGAGGGGGTTGTTGCCCTGCATTGTGAAAAAGAGTCCTTGTTGCATCCTGAGCTGTATGATCCTGCTGATTTCTCCACCCATAGCCTTGCACGGCCAGTAGAGGCAGAGGTTGCAAGTGTCTCAGACCAGTTGCAATTTTCACAGGAGGAAGGCTTCAAGGGACACCTTCATATCTGTCATCTGAGCAGTATTGAAGCCCTCCATGAAATCGAGAAAGCAAGGATGAAGGGAGTTCGCGTCAGTTGTGCGGTCACCCCTCATCATGCTCTTCTCTCCAGTGAGGATGCAAAAGAGCGGACGCTGTACGCCAAGATGAATCCTCCTCTTCGCAGTGAAACCGAGCGTAGTACTCTCTTTGCTGCACTGTTGGAGGGAAGGGTAGACTGGATAGAGAGTGATCATGCTCCACATACGCTTGAAGATAAAGAGGCAGGAGCAAGTGGGATTCCTGGGTTCAGTGGGATTTTGCTCTTGGTCAAGCGATTGCTCGAGCAAGGAGCAACAAGACCCTTGTTGGAGCAGTTGTTGGGTAGACGGGTGCAGGAGGTGTTCAAACTCCCCATCCGAGACGTTTTTGTCCCTGCCTATGATGACCTGGAATCGCTTTCGCTCAAGAGTGCTGCCGAGTATCCTTGGGACAGTTACCGAAACTTACGATTGCGTTAG